The Agarilytica rhodophyticola genome has a window encoding:
- a CDS encoding nuclear transport factor 2 family protein — translation MRKYTQCFAWLAGIILFLLQMPVYSQNKYPETELHQAIKNFNQAFMQADVATLDNLLTEQYLHTNSGNKAFNKASWLKWIGSRQDAVKSGQLKYDSYLTEDLSIIIYQNSAVVTGRNIAKGISADKPFNVDIRFTHLWVKQQGKWKRASFHDAPAK, via the coding sequence GTGAGAAAATATACACAATGCTTTGCATGGCTAGCAGGAATTATTCTATTTTTATTACAAATGCCTGTTTATTCTCAAAATAAATATCCAGAGACTGAACTGCATCAAGCCATTAAAAACTTTAATCAGGCTTTTATGCAAGCCGATGTTGCAACTTTAGACAACTTGTTAACTGAACAGTATTTACATACCAATTCTGGTAACAAGGCTTTTAACAAAGCAAGCTGGTTAAAATGGATTGGAAGCCGTCAGGACGCAGTAAAGTCAGGACAATTAAAATATGATAGTTATCTGACCGAAGACCTTAGTATTATCATTTACCAAAATTCCGCTGTTGTCACTGGAAGAAATATTGCAAAAGGGATTAGCGCTGATAAGCCGTTTAATGTCGATATTCGCTTTACTCATTTATGGGTAAAGCAGCAAGGAAAATGGAAACGGGCTTCTTTCCATGATGCACCGGCGAAGTAA
- a CDS encoding MerR family transcriptional regulator has translation MLEPSHNDELPAIPGKRYFTIGEVSELCAVKPHVLRYWEQEFPQLKPVKRRGNRRYYQRVDVVTIRQIRSLLYDQGFTIGGARQQMSGEAPKSEAEAYNELVKKMIVELEEVLAVLKT, from the coding sequence ATGCTGGAACCCAGTCATAACGACGAACTACCTGCAATTCCAGGGAAGCGCTACTTTACCATTGGTGAGGTGAGCGAGCTTTGCGCAGTAAAACCTCATGTATTGCGTTACTGGGAACAGGAATTTCCCCAATTAAAGCCGGTGAAACGCCGTGGTAATAGGCGTTACTACCAGCGTGTGGATGTTGTTACCATCCGTCAGATTCGCTCACTCCTTTACGATCAAGGGTTTACCATTGGTGGTGCAAGGCAGCAAATGAGTGGTGAAGCGCCTAAAAGTGAGGCAGAAGCGTACAACGAATTGGTTAAGAAGATGATCGTTGAGCTAGAAGAGGTCTTAGCCGTACTAAAAACGTAA
- the ihfA gene encoding integration host factor subunit alpha produces MQDLDNNFIVSLTKADLAEKLYEELGFNKREAKELVELFFEEIRDSLESNEQVKLSGFGNFDLRDKKQRPGRNPKTGEEIPITARRVVTFRPGQKLKARVEAYAGTQS; encoded by the coding sequence ATGCAAGACTTAGATAACAATTTTATTGTTTCTCTCACCAAAGCAGACTTGGCTGAGAAACTTTATGAAGAACTTGGTTTCAATAAACGTGAAGCCAAAGAGCTTGTTGAATTATTTTTCGAGGAAATTAGAGATTCACTTGAGAGCAATGAACAGGTTAAACTCTCAGGCTTCGGTAATTTTGATTTGCGTGACAAAAAACAACGGCCTGGTCGTAACCCCAAAACGGGAGAAGAGATTCCCATTACGGCAAGAAGGGTGGTTACATTTAGACCAGGGCAAAAACTAAAAGCACGAGTCGAGGCATATGCTGGAACCCAGTCATAA
- the pheT gene encoding phenylalanine--tRNA ligase subunit beta: MKISEAWLREWVNPEISTQELVDQITMAGLEVDSVEAVAGEFSNVVVGEILSAEQHPDADKLKVCRVAGSPEGDMQVVCGAPNARPGIKIPFALVGAKLPGDFKIKKAKLRGVESFGMLCAQTELQVGDDNDGLWELPTDAPTGQDLREYLSLDDKILEVDLTPNRGDCLSLRGLAREVGVLNKAEVTAPCLDPVSSSISDTKAVTLSASEACSRYVGRVIKNIDISKSSPLWLQEKLRRCGLRSIDPVVDITNYVLIELGQPMHAFDLDKLSGGINVRMAEQDEDISLLDGQDIKLNDDTLVIADDSGAIAMAGIMGGASTAVSENTRNIFLESAFFNPLAVAGRARSYGLHTDSSHRFERGVDYQEAHNVLERATQLVLDIVGGEAGPTVVVDSDALPQPKSVTLSRKRIESGLGMAMEASDVEDIFDRLGFLLEGKDNNGWSFKAPSYRFDVAIEEDLLEELARIYGYNRLPIAPVKLDATLPRVTETQVSVSSIERQLVGRGYQEVITYSFIDPKLQKMFDDKSTPTELLNPISADMAVMRTSIVPGLVSTLLHNINRQKSRVRIFEKGLRFIPDANGLQQTRGLSGLIYGARAALDWNADKRDVDFYDIKGDVESILSFCGKPITFQATQRTALHPGQTAEILIEDKVVGYIGALHPGVTQELEIPKSVYVFELTLDDILESHVAAFEAISKFPEVSRDLAVLVPRELPVSELEICITRQAGEYLKNLKVFDVYSGEGIDPQRKSVAFNLTFQHPSRTLNEEEINNPMASVVKRLEEQFDARLR, encoded by the coding sequence ATGAAAATTAGCGAAGCATGGCTACGAGAATGGGTAAACCCAGAAATTTCAACGCAAGAGCTGGTTGACCAGATCACTATGGCTGGGTTAGAGGTTGATAGTGTTGAGGCTGTTGCAGGTGAATTTTCAAATGTTGTGGTTGGTGAGATTTTAAGTGCTGAACAACATCCCGATGCCGATAAGCTAAAGGTTTGTCGTGTTGCCGGTTCTCCCGAGGGGGATATGCAGGTGGTATGTGGTGCACCAAACGCACGACCAGGCATAAAAATACCTTTTGCTTTGGTGGGCGCGAAACTGCCCGGCGATTTCAAAATTAAAAAAGCCAAGCTTCGCGGTGTTGAGTCTTTCGGTATGCTGTGTGCGCAGACTGAATTGCAAGTAGGGGACGATAATGATGGATTGTGGGAATTGCCTACAGATGCACCCACGGGGCAAGACCTAAGAGAGTATCTATCTCTTGATGATAAGATTTTAGAAGTGGATCTAACGCCTAATCGAGGAGATTGTTTGAGCCTGCGAGGCTTGGCGCGTGAAGTGGGCGTGCTCAATAAAGCGGAAGTTACTGCACCATGTCTTGATCCAGTTTCCTCGAGTATTAGCGATACTAAAGCCGTAACTTTGTCAGCGTCAGAGGCCTGTTCTCGCTATGTTGGTCGTGTCATCAAAAATATCGATATTAGTAAGTCCAGTCCTCTTTGGCTGCAAGAAAAGTTGAGACGCTGTGGCTTACGCAGTATTGACCCTGTAGTAGATATTACCAATTATGTGCTTATCGAGCTTGGTCAACCCATGCATGCCTTTGACCTAGACAAACTCAGCGGCGGTATTAATGTGCGCATGGCCGAACAGGATGAAGATATATCGCTCTTAGATGGCCAGGATATTAAACTCAACGATGACACTCTAGTTATTGCTGATGACTCCGGTGCCATTGCTATGGCAGGTATTATGGGCGGGGCATCTACTGCGGTAAGCGAAAACACGCGTAATATTTTCCTTGAAAGTGCCTTTTTTAATCCTTTAGCTGTTGCAGGCCGCGCCCGATCTTACGGTCTACACACAGACTCTTCACACCGCTTTGAGCGCGGCGTAGATTATCAGGAAGCGCATAACGTATTAGAACGTGCCACGCAACTTGTCTTGGATATTGTTGGTGGTGAAGCTGGCCCAACAGTTGTCGTCGATAGCGATGCGTTGCCACAGCCCAAGAGCGTTACCCTATCTCGTAAGCGTATTGAGTCAGGTCTAGGCATGGCCATGGAAGCTTCCGATGTTGAAGATATCTTTGATCGCCTTGGTTTTCTACTGGAAGGTAAGGACAATAATGGTTGGTCGTTTAAGGCACCTAGCTATCGTTTTGATGTGGCGATTGAAGAGGATTTGTTAGAAGAGCTGGCGCGCATTTATGGCTACAACCGCCTGCCTATTGCCCCGGTAAAATTGGATGCTACCTTGCCAAGAGTCACTGAAACACAAGTAAGTGTATCGTCTATCGAAAGGCAGCTGGTGGGCAGAGGGTATCAAGAAGTTATAACCTACAGCTTTATCGATCCTAAGTTGCAAAAGATGTTTGACGATAAGTCGACACCCACTGAGCTATTGAATCCCATAAGTGCCGATATGGCTGTGATGCGTACATCTATTGTGCCGGGGCTTGTTAGCACCTTGTTGCACAATATCAATCGTCAAAAAAGCCGTGTGCGTATTTTTGAAAAAGGCTTGCGCTTTATCCCAGATGCCAATGGATTACAGCAGACTAGAGGCTTATCCGGCTTAATCTATGGTGCCAGAGCGGCATTAGATTGGAATGCAGACAAACGAGATGTTGATTTTTATGATATCAAGGGTGATGTGGAGTCGATACTTTCATTCTGTGGGAAACCCATAACATTTCAGGCAACGCAACGAACGGCCTTGCATCCGGGGCAAACTGCTGAGATCTTAATAGAAGATAAGGTAGTAGGTTATATTGGCGCGTTACATCCTGGTGTCACACAAGAACTTGAGATTCCCAAGTCGGTCTATGTCTTTGAACTAACCTTAGATGACATTCTGGAAAGCCATGTGGCGGCTTTTGAGGCTATTTCAAAGTTTCCAGAGGTAAGTAGAGACTTGGCTGTTTTAGTGCCGCGTGAACTACCTGTCAGCGAGCTTGAGATATGTATCACACGACAAGCGGGAGAATATCTAAAAAACTTAAAGGTCTTTGACGTATATAGCGGCGAAGGTATTGATCCACAAAGAAAAAGTGTAGCATTTAACTTGACGTTTCAGCATCCTTCGCGCACTCTTAATGAGGAAGAAATAAATAACCCAATGGCTTCTGTTGTGAAGCGGTTGGAGGAACAATTTGATGCAAGACTTAGATAA
- a CDS encoding UDP-glucose dehydrogenase family protein — protein MRVSIFGTGYVGLVTGACLAHSGHQVTCVDIDEEKVSRLKQGIIPIFEPGLDVIVQQSIDEERLHFTTEAKQAVEYAQVIFIAVGTPPNEDGAADLRYVLQVAKSIGEHMQDYRLIVNKSTVPVGSADRVKNTVSEALAKRNTDILFDVASNPEFLKEGAAVGDFMKPDRIIVGAESAKVEKLMRELYAPFNRNRDKLMFMDIRSAELTKYAANAMLATKISFMNELSRIADKLDADIELVRKGIGSDPRIGYNFIYPGCGYGGSCFPKDVKALVRTANEVDEPAELLSAVESVNDTQKEILVKKVKEHFAEDLKGKTIALWGIAFKPNTDDIREAPARVFMEAMWDAGVIIKAYDPKAMDEARHIYGQRNDLILCDRSEEALADADALVVCTEWSAFRSPDWDNIARLLKNKIVFDGRNLYEPELMVDKGFTHYSIGRPQIKH, from the coding sequence ATGCGTGTATCTATTTTTGGCACAGGCTATGTCGGTTTAGTGACAGGAGCATGTTTGGCACACTCTGGTCATCAAGTGACCTGTGTTGATATTGATGAAGAAAAAGTCAGTCGTCTCAAACAAGGTATTATTCCTATTTTTGAACCGGGATTGGATGTCATCGTGCAACAATCTATCGATGAAGAGCGGCTGCATTTTACCACTGAGGCAAAACAAGCGGTGGAATATGCGCAGGTAATTTTTATCGCTGTTGGCACACCACCCAATGAAGATGGAGCCGCAGATCTACGTTATGTGTTGCAAGTGGCCAAGTCGATAGGTGAACACATGCAGGATTATCGGCTCATTGTCAATAAATCCACAGTGCCGGTCGGCAGTGCTGACCGAGTAAAGAATACTGTGAGTGAAGCTCTTGCAAAACGGAATACTGACATACTCTTCGATGTTGCTTCCAATCCTGAATTTTTAAAGGAAGGTGCTGCTGTTGGTGATTTTATGAAACCCGATCGAATTATTGTCGGTGCAGAATCTGCCAAAGTGGAAAAACTTATGCGCGAGTTATATGCCCCCTTTAATCGCAATCGCGACAAGCTAATGTTTATGGATATTCGCTCTGCTGAGCTAACCAAATACGCAGCTAACGCTATGCTGGCGACTAAAATCAGCTTTATGAACGAGTTGTCCCGGATTGCAGATAAGCTCGATGCCGATATTGAGCTGGTGAGAAAGGGGATTGGCTCTGATCCACGTATTGGTTACAACTTTATCTATCCTGGCTGTGGTTATGGAGGTTCGTGCTTTCCTAAAGATGTAAAAGCTCTTGTACGTACAGCTAACGAGGTAGATGAGCCGGCGGAGTTATTAAGTGCTGTTGAAAGTGTTAACGACACTCAAAAAGAAATTCTGGTAAAGAAAGTTAAAGAGCATTTTGCTGAGGACTTAAAAGGCAAAACTATTGCACTTTGGGGGATTGCATTTAAACCCAATACTGATGATATCCGTGAGGCGCCAGCGAGAGTATTTATGGAAGCCATGTGGGATGCCGGTGTCATTATTAAGGCTTATGATCCTAAAGCGATGGATGAGGCGCGTCACATTTATGGGCAGCGCAATGATCTAATTTTATGTGACCGCTCAGAAGAGGCTTTGGCAGATGCTGATGCTTTGGTTGTTTGCACTGAGTGGTCCGCATTTCGTTCGCCAGATTGGGACAACATTGCCAGATTGTTAAAAAATAAGATTGTATTTGATGGTCGTAATTTGTATGAGCCAGAGTTAATGGTTGACAAGGGCTTCACCCATTACAGTATTGGCCGCCCTCAAATTAAACATTAA
- the pheS gene encoding phenylalanine--tRNA ligase subunit alpha, protein MENLSAITDEAIALVKQADELAALDSVRVNYLGKKGQLTALLKTLGKLSSEERPAAGAAINEAKVQVQEEINKRRTFLEQAAIEAKLASETIDVSLQGRSSEVGSLHPITRTMQRIEAIFASVGFSVEEGPEIEDDFHNFEALNIPAHHPARAMHDTFYIDDTHVLRTHTSPVQVRTMKNKTPPIHIICPGRVYRCDSDLTHTPMFHQVEGLVVDKGISFAHLKGTVDQFLKAFFEAEVPVRFRPSYFPFTEPSAEVDIQCTNCNGEGCRICKQTGWLEVMGCGMVHPNVFAACDVDASIYTGFAFGMGVERLAMLRYGITDLRLNFENDLDYLKQF, encoded by the coding sequence ATGGAAAATCTCAGCGCAATCACTGATGAAGCCATCGCACTAGTAAAACAGGCGGACGAACTGGCCGCTCTTGACAGCGTGCGTGTCAACTATCTTGGTAAGAAAGGCCAATTAACGGCGTTATTGAAAACGCTAGGTAAGCTTTCAAGCGAAGAGCGACCTGCTGCCGGCGCGGCAATTAATGAGGCTAAAGTACAAGTACAAGAAGAAATTAACAAGCGTCGAACGTTTTTAGAACAAGCCGCTATCGAAGCTAAGTTGGCATCGGAAACCATTGATGTAAGTTTGCAAGGGCGTAGCAGTGAAGTAGGCAGCCTGCATCCTATTACACGTACCATGCAGCGTATAGAAGCCATATTTGCATCAGTAGGCTTTAGTGTGGAAGAGGGGCCTGAAATTGAGGATGACTTTCATAATTTTGAGGCGCTCAATATTCCCGCGCATCACCCTGCAAGGGCTATGCACGATACCTTTTATATCGACGATACACATGTTTTGCGCACCCATACCTCACCGGTGCAAGTGCGTACAATGAAAAACAAAACACCGCCAATACATATTATTTGCCCCGGTCGTGTTTATCGTTGCGATTCTGATCTCACCCACACCCCGATGTTTCATCAGGTTGAAGGCTTGGTGGTAGATAAGGGCATTAGCTTTGCTCACCTTAAAGGCACTGTGGATCAATTCTTAAAGGCTTTCTTTGAAGCCGAAGTGCCCGTGCGTTTCCGCCCGTCCTACTTTCCATTTACAGAACCCTCAGCAGAGGTGGATATTCAGTGCACCAATTGCAACGGTGAAGGTTGCCGAATATGTAAACAAACGGGTTGGCTTGAAGTTATGGGTTGCGGCATGGTGCACCCCAATGTATTTGCTGCCTGTGATGTGGATGCGAGTATTTATACGGGGTTTGCCTTCGGTATGGGCGTGGAGCGTTTGGCTATGCTGCGCTATGGCATTACTGATCTGCGTCTTAATTTTGAGAATGATTTAGATTACCTAAAACAGTTTTAA
- the rplT gene encoding 50S ribosomal protein L20, which yields MARVKRGVEARRRHKKILKAAKGYYGARSRVFRVAKQAVIKAGQYAYRDRRVKKRNFRALWITRINAQSRAEGLSYSRLIAGLKKADVALDRRVLADLAIHDKAAFGKIVAKAKDALAA from the coding sequence ATGGCCCGAGTTAAACGTGGTGTAGAGGCGCGTCGCCGTCATAAAAAAATATTAAAAGCAGCAAAAGGTTACTACGGAGCACGTTCTCGTGTTTTTCGTGTGGCGAAACAAGCTGTTATCAAAGCTGGTCAATATGCATATCGTGACCGTCGCGTTAAAAAGCGTAATTTCCGCGCATTGTGGATTACACGTATTAACGCACAGTCTCGCGCTGAAGGTTTGAGTTATAGTCGTCTAATCGCAGGCTTGAAAAAAGCAGACGTTGCATTAGACCGCCGTGTTCTTGCTGATTTAGCGATCCACGATAAAGCAGCCTTCGGTAAAATTGTTGCCAAAGCGAAAGATGCACTCGCTGCATAA
- the rpmI gene encoding 50S ribosomal protein L35: MPKAKVHSGAAKRFKKTANGFKHKHAFKSHILTKMTTKRKRQLRGTNMLNAADVPAVKRMLRAD; this comes from the coding sequence ATGCCAAAAGCTAAAGTACACAGTGGCGCTGCTAAGCGTTTTAAAAAAACCGCTAATGGTTTTAAGCATAAGCACGCGTTTAAGAGCCATATCCTTACCAAGATGACAACTAAGCGTAAGCGTCAATTGCGCGGCACCAACATGTTGAATGCTGCTGACGTTCCTGCTGTAAAACGTATGTTGCGCGCTGATTAA
- the infC gene encoding translation initiation factor IF-3, translated as MILEILTISNREYANKGRSKKPAINDQIDAAQVRLIGKDGGQVGIVPIADALAQAQADALDLVAIVPDADPVVCKIMDYGKHVFEAKKSKAAARKKQKQQQVKEMKFRPGTEEGDYKVKLKALTRFIEHGDKAKVSLRYRGREMAHQELGMEMMKRIESDLQDLATVEQYPKMEGRQLIMVMAPKKRG; from the coding sequence ATAATTCTGGAGATATTAACTATCAGTAATCGAGAGTATGCCAATAAAGGGCGTTCTAAAAAACCGGCAATTAATGATCAAATAGACGCTGCACAAGTGCGTTTAATAGGAAAAGATGGAGGGCAGGTTGGCATTGTTCCAATCGCTGATGCTCTCGCTCAGGCGCAGGCCGATGCGCTGGATCTGGTGGCAATCGTGCCCGATGCAGATCCGGTAGTATGCAAAATAATGGATTATGGTAAGCATGTATTTGAAGCGAAAAAGTCGAAGGCTGCTGCTCGAAAAAAACAGAAGCAACAGCAAGTTAAAGAAATGAAGTTTCGCCCAGGCACAGAAGAGGGTGATTACAAGGTTAAGCTGAAGGCTCTGACACGTTTTATTGAGCATGGCGATAAAGCTAAGGTCTCACTCAGGTATCGTGGCCGCGAGATGGCTCACCAAGAGTTGGGCATGGAGATGATGAAACGAATTGAATCGGATCTTCAGGACTTAGCAACAGTAGAACAGTATCCTAAAATGGAAGGTCGCCAACTGATTATGGTGATGGCGCCTAAGAAAAGAGGCTGA
- the thrS gene encoding threonine--tRNA ligase yields the protein MPVITLPDGSKREFDSPVSVLDVATDIGPGLAKATIAGRINGERADASDIIQDDAELTIITAKDDDGLEIIRHSCAHLIGHALKQLWPDAKMAIGPTIENGFYYDIDLDHMLTDEDLEKLETRMKELAATNYDVVKKKVSWQEARDTFEARGETYKMQILDDDISRDDHPGLYHHQEYIDMCRGPHVPSMRFVEHFKLMRVSGAYWRGDSDNKMLQRIYGTAWANKKQLKQHLKFLEEAAKRDHRKLGKKLDLFHLQEEAPGMVFWHPRGWAIYSAVESYMRDVQRQNGYSEIKTPQVVDRTLWEKSGHWDKFRDNMFTVESESRDYAIKPMNCPCHVQVFNQGLKSYRDLPLRFAEFGSCHRNEASGTLQGLMRVRGFTQDDGHIFCSEDAIQDEVSIFTDLLFEVYKDFGFNEVIIRLSTRPEQRVGSDEVWDKAEKALSDALDAKKLDWQLLPGEGAFYGPKIEFSLRDCLGRVWQCGTIQVDFSMPGRLSAQFVAEDGSRQVPVMLHRAILGSFERFLGILIEEYEGSFPTWLAPEQVVVLNITDNQAQYAEKVKDSLRNQGFRAICDLRNEKIGFKIREHTMQRVPYLLVVGDKELENNTVAVRARGGEDLGTLSIEAFVERLNDDIEKRGRKSS from the coding sequence ATGCCTGTAATTACTCTCCCCGACGGTTCAAAACGCGAATTTGACTCACCTGTTTCTGTATTAGATGTCGCCACTGATATCGGTCCTGGCTTGGCAAAAGCTACTATTGCTGGCCGTATTAATGGCGAACGAGCTGATGCATCTGACATCATTCAAGATGACGCTGAACTTACCATCATCACCGCTAAAGACGATGATGGGCTAGAAATTATACGCCACTCTTGTGCTCACTTAATTGGCCATGCACTAAAACAGCTCTGGCCTGATGCAAAAATGGCGATTGGCCCAACTATTGAGAATGGCTTTTACTACGACATCGATTTAGATCATATGCTAACAGATGAGGATCTGGAAAAGCTCGAAACGCGAATGAAAGAGCTGGCTGCTACTAACTATGATGTGGTCAAGAAAAAAGTGAGCTGGCAGGAGGCGAGAGATACCTTTGAGGCGCGCGGCGAGACATACAAGATGCAAATTTTGGATGATGACATCAGTCGAGATGATCATCCAGGGCTATATCACCACCAAGAATATATCGATATGTGTCGCGGCCCCCATGTACCTAGTATGCGTTTTGTTGAGCACTTTAAACTGATGCGTGTTTCTGGGGCCTACTGGCGGGGTGACTCAGATAATAAAATGCTGCAGCGGATTTATGGCACCGCATGGGCGAACAAAAAGCAGCTTAAGCAACACTTAAAGTTTCTAGAGGAGGCGGCGAAACGAGATCATCGCAAATTGGGCAAAAAGCTTGATCTGTTTCATCTGCAAGAAGAAGCACCGGGAATGGTGTTTTGGCATCCTCGCGGCTGGGCTATTTACTCAGCAGTAGAAAGCTATATGCGTGATGTACAAAGGCAGAATGGCTATAGTGAGATTAAAACACCACAAGTGGTTGACCGCACTTTGTGGGAGAAATCTGGCCACTGGGATAAATTCCGAGACAATATGTTTACTGTGGAATCTGAATCCCGCGATTATGCGATTAAGCCTATGAACTGTCCTTGTCATGTACAGGTGTTTAATCAGGGCTTAAAAAGTTATCGCGATTTGCCTTTGCGTTTTGCTGAGTTCGGTTCGTGCCATAGAAATGAGGCTTCTGGCACATTGCAAGGTTTAATGAGGGTGAGAGGCTTTACGCAAGACGACGGGCATATTTTCTGCTCTGAAGATGCCATTCAAGATGAAGTTTCCATCTTTACCGACTTGTTATTCGAAGTCTACAAAGACTTTGGTTTTAATGAAGTGATTATCCGCCTGTCAACACGTCCAGAGCAGCGTGTGGGTAGCGATGAGGTATGGGATAAGGCAGAGAAGGCTTTGTCTGATGCATTAGATGCCAAGAAACTGGACTGGCAATTACTGCCTGGGGAAGGGGCGTTTTATGGCCCTAAGATTGAGTTTTCACTGCGAGATTGTTTGGGCAGAGTATGGCAATGTGGCACTATTCAGGTAGACTTCTCAATGCCTGGAAGGTTGTCTGCTCAGTTTGTGGCGGAAGATGGCTCGCGTCAGGTGCCTGTGATGTTGCATCGCGCGATTTTAGGTTCTTTTGAGCGCTTTCTCGGCATATTAATAGAAGAATATGAAGGCTCTTTTCCCACTTGGCTGGCACCAGAGCAGGTTGTTGTGCTAAATATTACTGACAATCAGGCACAATATGCAGAAAAAGTGAAAGATTCCTTGAGAAATCAAGGGTTTCGTGCCATTTGTGACTTGAGAAATGAAAAGATCGGCTTTAAAATTCGCGAGCACACTATGCAAAGAGTTCCTTATCTGCTAGTTGTGGGTGACAAAGAACTTGAGAACAATACCGTTGCGGTGCGTGCACGTGGCGGAGAAGATCTTGGAACACTCTCCATTGAAGCTTTTGTCGAGCGCTTGAATGATGATATTGAAAAGCGTGGACGTAAATCTAGTTAA
- the fadA gene encoding acetyl-CoA C-acyltransferase FadA → MSLNPRDVVIVDFARTPMGRSKNGCFRNVRADDLSAHVINGLLARNEAINPEEIDDLIWGCVMQRGEQGFNVARNVLLHAGLPHTVPAQTVNRLCGSSMSALHTAAGNIMSNQGDIYLVGGVEHMGHIDMNKEVDPHPQLGLSVAKAAGSMGMTAEYLSLLHGITREQMDKFGARSHRLAAAATDKGEFDREIIPMIGHDDNGAPILVEHDQTIRRDTTEEGLAALKPAFNPKGGTVTAGTSSQITDGASAMLVMSAERAQALGLKPIVKIKAMALAGVDPSIMGYGPVPSTQKALKRAGLTIADIDKVELNEAFAAQALPVLKDLELLDHMEEKVNLRGGAIALGHPFGCSGTRITGTLLNVMRDTDVTLGVSTMCIGLGQGITTIVERVN, encoded by the coding sequence GTGAGTTTGAATCCAAGAGATGTTGTAATTGTTGATTTTGCCCGTACTCCTATGGGCCGTTCGAAAAATGGGTGTTTTCGCAATGTACGTGCTGATGACTTAAGTGCTCATGTCATTAATGGCTTATTAGCTCGCAACGAAGCAATTAATCCAGAAGAAATTGATGATCTTATCTGGGGATGTGTCATGCAAAGAGGTGAGCAGGGCTTTAACGTTGCTCGCAATGTACTTTTGCACGCAGGCCTCCCTCATACTGTTCCAGCGCAAACAGTTAACCGCTTATGTGGCTCATCAATGTCAGCATTGCATACTGCTGCTGGCAATATTATGTCCAATCAAGGTGATATCTATCTTGTCGGTGGGGTAGAGCACATGGGGCACATAGATATGAACAAAGAAGTTGACCCTCATCCCCAGCTAGGCTTATCAGTAGCTAAAGCCGCTGGGTCTATGGGTATGACGGCAGAATATCTATCTTTACTTCATGGTATTACTCGCGAGCAGATGGATAAATTTGGTGCTCGCTCGCATCGTCTAGCAGCAGCAGCTACTGATAAAGGCGAGTTTGATCGCGAAATTATTCCAATGATAGGCCACGACGACAATGGTGCACCTATTCTTGTGGAGCACGACCAAACCATCCGCAGAGATACCACTGAAGAAGGATTGGCCGCATTAAAACCTGCCTTTAACCCAAAAGGCGGAACTGTTACGGCGGGTACCTCTTCTCAGATTACCGATGGTGCTTCAGCGATGTTGGTTATGTCGGCAGAGCGTGCACAAGCGTTGGGATTAAAGCCAATTGTTAAAATAAAAGCTATGGCTTTAGCGGGAGTTGATCCCTCTATCATGGGCTATGGTCCTGTGCCTTCCACACAAAAAGCGTTAAAACGAGCTGGTTTAACCATTGCCGATATTGACAAAGTGGAGCTTAATGAAGCTTTTGCAGCACAAGCTCTTCCAGTATTGAAAGACTTAGAATTACTCGATCATATGGAAGAAAAAGTTAACCTGCGTGGTGGTGCTATTGCTCTAGGTCATCCTTTCGGTTGTTCAGGCACTCGTATTACTGGAACTTTGTTAAATGTTATGCGAGACACTGATGTCACATTAGGTGTGTCGACTATGTGTATTGGCCTTGGTCAAGGTATTACAACAATTGTTGAACGTGTTAATTAA